A genomic region of Nitrososphaerota archaeon contains the following coding sequences:
- a CDS encoding DUF2190 family protein, protein MVDKWPGGSGIIHDFGGSAIASIFKAASRISKNLFVKLAADGPPPQVQQATSVDHGVIGVALSDAEEGSMVPVAIAGIVKVEAGGTIAAGEAVCSDDSGRAVALPDQEVDESGTNTYTIYYAKRAGIALQSAVEGDQILILLR, encoded by the coding sequence TTGGTGGATAAATGGCCTGGCGGTAGCGGCATCATACATGACTTCGGCGGCTCCGCTATAGCCTCAATATTTAAAGCAGCTTCACGCATATCAAAGAACCTCTTCGTCAAGTTAGCGGCAGACGGGCCTCCACCTCAAGTGCAGCAAGCCACTTCAGTAGATCACGGTGTGATAGGCGTCGCTCTTAGTGATGCTGAAGAAGGGAGCATGGTGCCTGTAGCGATAGCTGGTATTGTGAAGGTTGAGGCGGGAGGCACTATAGCTGCTGGAGAAGCTGTGTGCTCAGATGATAGCGGTAGGGCGGTAGCGTTACCAGATCAAGAAGTGGATGAAAGTGGGACAAACACCTACACCATCTACTATGCCAAGCGTGCTGGTATAGCGCTGCAGTCGGCGGTAGAAGGGGACCAGATACTGATCTTACTGAGGTGA
- a CDS encoding phage major capsid protein yields the protein MEKVSWLKGKDIDSPALKRLNETLGADKPIIRGGRLCTEMLKDLQEKMGALRLSETVLSSDVAVTASVLAQVWDAAIPNLIGRQLCVVVTKDAPTIKVPKATAATVDWIAESGELPITEERYSFVTITARKSGGRAVISRDMVEDAEWDVIDRQLAELGRALAKFESGYIISKLVEDAGNQADAQTNGQLKFSDIASMWSRMAANDREPDVLAVNPSEYADLLKDPAVQNLVAFSAQEFRPGNPIAYLPGLKILVSSLVPQGTALMVATRFAGVLFVRRDYTIEEVDDAINDLVHLPATARWNYATIDPLAIGKITSA from the coding sequence TTGGAGAAGGTCTCTTGGTTAAAAGGTAAAGACATCGATTCACCAGCTCTAAAAAGGTTGAATGAAACCCTCGGCGCAGACAAACCGATTATAAGAGGAGGTAGACTATGCACAGAGATGTTAAAGGATCTGCAGGAAAAGATGGGTGCACTAAGATTAAGCGAAACCGTACTCTCAAGCGACGTAGCCGTGACAGCCAGTGTGCTTGCGCAGGTCTGGGATGCTGCTATACCGAATCTAATAGGAAGGCAGCTCTGTGTCGTAGTCACCAAGGATGCGCCTACCATCAAAGTGCCTAAGGCTACAGCTGCAACGGTAGACTGGATTGCAGAGTCTGGTGAGTTACCTATAACTGAAGAACGCTACAGCTTCGTAACAATAACCGCTAGAAAGAGTGGTGGCAGAGCTGTGATAAGCAGAGATATGGTGGAAGACGCTGAGTGGGATGTAATAGATAGGCAGCTGGCTGAGCTGGGTAGAGCCCTAGCCAAATTTGAAAGCGGATACATAATATCAAAACTTGTCGAAGACGCCGGAAACCAAGCTGACGCTCAAACGAATGGGCAGCTTAAATTTAGCGACATAGCCTCAATGTGGAGCAGGATGGCCGCTAACGATAGAGAACCAGATGTATTAGCGGTCAACCCCTCTGAATACGCCGACCTTCTGAAGGACCCAGCAGTACAAAATCTCGTAGCCTTCTCTGCACAAGAGTTTAGACCAGGTAATCCAATAGCCTATCTACCCGGCTTGAAGATCTTGGTTTCTTCGCTGGTGCCTCAAGGGACTGCACTTATGGTTGCTACAAGGTTCGCTGGTGTGCTCTTTGTGCGGAGAGACTACACTATTGAAGAGGTTGATGATGCTATAAATGATCTCGTACACCTACCAGCAACCGCCAGATGGAACTACGCTACAATAGATCCTCTAGCCATTGGGAAGATAACCTCAGCCTAA